Proteins from a genomic interval of Rosa chinensis cultivar Old Blush chromosome 2, RchiOBHm-V2, whole genome shotgun sequence:
- the LOC112187836 gene encoding probable WRKY transcription factor 40, whose amino-acid sequence MDYSSAAAYDTSLDLNTRPLRLFDDSPPIKKEVQSKILSDFGRELSAKEESGALVEELHRVSTENKKLTEMLTVMGESYNALRSQLLEYMSKNPEKELSPISKKRKSESSNNNNNNNSANNILNGMNNGNSESSSSDGESCKKPREETIKAKIYRSYVRTEPSDTTSLVVKDGYQWRKYGQKVTRDNPCPRAYFKCSFAPTCPVKKKVQRSVEDQSILVATYEGEHNHPNPSQLEASSGSNRCMTLGSVPCSTSLGTSGPTITLDLTKSKSNTSDTKSPKPRTETPEVRKLLVEQMASSLTKDPNFTKALAAAISGRFLQHDTY is encoded by the exons ATGGACTACTCATCAGCTGCTGCGTATGATACTTCTCTGGATCTTAACACCAGGCCTCTCCGGCTTTTCGATGATTCTCCTCCG atcAAGAAAGAGGTGCAGAGCAAGATTTTGTCCGACTTTGGAAGGGAGCTCTCAGCAAAAGAAGAG AGTGGAGCTTTGGTAGAGGAATTGCACAGGGTGAGCACCGAAAACAAGAAGCTGACTGAAATGTTGACGGTGATGGGTGAGAGCTACAATGCTTTGAGAAGCCAATTGTTGGAGTACATGAGCAAGAACCCAGAGAAGGAGCTCAGCCCGATATCCAAGAAAAGAAAGTCTGAAAGTagtaacaacaacaacaacaacaacagtgcTAACAACATCCTTAATGGCATGAACAATGGAAACTCTGAGAGCAGCTCCAGTGATGGAGAATCATGCAAGAAGCCAAGGGAAGAGACCATCAAGGCCAAAATTTATAGGTCTTATGTCAGGACCGAACCATCCGATACAACAAGCTTG GTTGTCAAGGATGGGTACCAATGGAGAAAATATGGTCAAAAAGTTACAAGGGACAATCCTTGTCCTAGAGCTTACTTCAAGTGCTCTTTTGCTCCAACCTGCCCTGTCAAAAAGAAG GTTCAGAGAAGTGTTGAGGACCAATCAATTCTGGTGGCAACTTATGAAGGTGAACACAACCATCCCAATCCTTCTCAACTTGAAGCATCATCGGGCTCAAACCGCTGCATGACCTTAGGATCAGTCCCCTGCTCAACCTCTCTTGGCACATCCGGACCAACCATCACTCTTGACTTGACAAAATCCAAGTCCAATACTTCTGATACCAAGAGCCCGAAACCAAGAACTGAAACACCGGAAGTTCGAAAGCTTTTGGTGGAACAGATGGCGTCTTCCTTGACCAAAGACCCCAACTTCACAAAAGCACTTGCAGCAGCCATTTCAGGAAGATTTCTTCAGCACGATACTTACTGA